Proteins found in one Panicum hallii strain FIL2 chromosome 4, PHallii_v3.1, whole genome shotgun sequence genomic segment:
- the LOC112890267 gene encoding spastin encodes MSFLRALADTFSSLLVSSGGGAPMDAAGAAPSPASVVGERVAVKLRGYFELAKEEIDKAVRAEEWGLPDDATAHYRNALRVMLEAKAARVPDAVSSSERGQVRVYQEKIAKWQTQVEERLRVLGQRSGEGAAASVVPKKVVASNPINNTAKPAPRSIQRSTLQNSPTFNRGGQASTHQRISSGGSKPVRKAGASCDDKLVEMINTTIVDRSPAVHWDDVAGLDKAKQALMEMVILPTKRRDLFTGLRRPARGLLLFGPPGNGKTMLAKAVASESEATFFNVSASSLTSKWVGEAEKLVRTLFMVAIDRQPSVIFMDEIDSVMSTRLANENDASRRLKSEFLIQFDGVSSNPDDLVIVIGATNKPQELDDAVLRRLVKRIYVPLPDPNVRRLLLKNQLKGQAFKLSNYDFERLAVETEGYSGSDLRALCEEAAMMPIRELGPQNILTIKANQLRPLRYEDFKNAMTVIRPSLQKSKWDELEKWNEEFGSS; translated from the exons ATGAGCTTCCTCCGCGCGCTCGCGGACACCTTCTCCTCGCTGCTCGTTTCGTCGGGAGGCGGGGCGCCCATggacgcggcgggggcggcgccgtCGCCAGCGTCGGTGGTGGGGGAGCGCGTGGCGGTGAAGCTCAGGGGCTACTTCGAGCTCGCCAAGGAGGAGATCGACAAGGCCGTGCGCGCCGAGGAGTGGGGCCTCCCCGACGACGCCACCGCGCACTACCGCAACGCGCTGCGCGTCATGCTCGAGGCCAAGGCCGCGCGGGTCCCCGACGCTGTCTCCTCCAG CGAGAGGGGGCAGGTCAGGGTGTACCAGGAGAAGATCGCCAAGTGGCAGACGCAGGTCGAGGAGAGACTCAGAGTGCTTGGACAGAGAAGTGGTGAAG GAGCTGCTGCTTCAGTAGTGCCAAAGAAG GTTGTTGCTAGCAATCCTATTAATAATACAGCAAAACCAGCACCAAGGAGCATCCAAAGGTCTACTTTGCAGAATAGCCCTACCTTCAACAGAGGTGGACAAGCCTCTACACATCAGAGGATTAGCAGCGGAGGCTCCAAACCTGTTCGAAAGGCTGGTGCAAGCTGTGATGACAAGCTTGTTGAAATGATTAATACAACCATTGTGGACAGAAGCCCTGCTGTTCACTGGGATGATGTTG CTGGTCTCGACAAGGCTAAGCAAGCACTCATGGAAATGGTTATTTTGCCTACTAAACGAAGGGATTTATTCACCGGACTTCGGAGACCTGCTAGAG GTTTGCTTCTCTTTGGTCCACCTGGGAATGGAAAAACGATGCTTGCTAAAGCTGTTGCATCAGAATCTGAAGCAACATTTTTTAATGTTTCGGCTTCTTCATTGACATCAAAGTGG GTAGGAGAAGCTGAAAAGCTTGTCCGGACACTTTTCATGGTTGCTATTGATAGGCAACCATCTGTTATTTTTATGGATGAG ATTGATAGCGTCATGTCTACAAGGCTAGCTAACGAGAATGACGCTAGCAGGCGATTGAAATCTGAATTCCTTATCCAGTTTGATGGGGTATCCTCGAACCCAGATGATTTAGTAATTGTTATTG GGGCTACTAATAAACCTCAAGAGTTGGATGATGCTGTTCTTCGAAGACTG GTAAAGAGAATATATGTGCCACTACCTGATCCAAATGTACGGAGGTTACTTCTGAAAAATCAGCTCAAAGGACAAGCATTTAAATTGTCCA ATTATGATTTTGAAAGACTTGCTGTGGAGACTGAAG GATATTCTGGAAGTGACCTGAGAGCCTTGTGCGAGGAAGCTGCAATGATGCCAATAAGGGAACTTGGTCCACAGAATATTCTTACTATTAAAGCAAATCAG TTGCGACCTTTGAGGTACGAAGACTTCAAGAACGCCATGACTGTGATTAGGCCAAGCTTGCAGAAGAGCAAATGGGACGAGCTGGAGAAGTGGAACGAGGAGTTCGGTTCGAGCTGA